The DNA segment GTCAAGACTTATCTCGAAGAGGAAATACGGCAGGAGGGCTTAACTAGAAATTTGGCAGGATTTGCCCGCTTTCTCGAAGCTGCAAGTTTTTCGCAAGGCTCGATTCTTAATATTTCATCTGTTGCCAGAGAGTGTTTTGTCGAGCGCAAGGTTGTGGAAAACTACTTTTCAATATTAGAAGATATGCTTATGGCGTACAGGGTTCCTGTTTTTGTCAAGAAATCAAAGAGACGCATGGTGAGTCATCCTAAATTCTATTTCTTTGACGCGGGAGTTTATCGCACCTTGAGGCCTGCGGGCCCCTTGGATATGCCTGAAGAGATAGAAGGGGTCAGCCTTGAGACGCTTCTTTTTCAAGAACTCAACGCTGTCAATACGGATTATGGGCTAGGTTATAAAATATATTATTGGAGAACGGCGGATAATTCGGAAGTAGATTTTGTACTGTATGGAGATAAAGGGATCCGGGCTTTTGAAATTAAACGGACGAAACGGATTTCGGGAGGCATGTTGAAAGGATTGAAGTCTTTTCTTGTGGATTATCCCATGTCAAACGCATATTTTTTGTATGGCGGCAGCCGCGAAATGAGGGACGGCAAAATTTCGATTCTTCCTATAGAAGATGCATTAAGACGCCTACCTGAAATCTTGTCTTAGGTATTCTTGATAATCTAGGGGCATAATAATTAATTATGAGAAGCATGATAAAGCGTATTTTTGATATTATTTTGTCCCTATTTTTAATCATTCTTTTAAGCATTCCGATGTTGATCATTGCTTTATGGATTAAATTAAGCTCTAAGGGTTCTGTCATCTTTTGGACAGATCGTGTTGGGATTAATAACGCTATTTTTAAGATGGCAAAATTTCGGACAATGAAAGTTGGTACGCCTCAGGTTGCTACGCATTTGATGAAAAATCCTGACCAGCATTTGATTCCTTGTGGGAAATTCTTACGTAAATATAGTCTCGATGAATTACCACAATTATTCAATGTTTTAAAAGGGGACATGAGTTTTGTTGGTCCAAGGCCAGCATTGTTTAATCAAGATGATTTGGTGGCAATGCGCACAGAGAAGGGAATCTCTGCCCTTGTTCCTGGCGTAACAGGATGGGCGCAGGTTAACGGGAGAGACGAGCTTCCGATTCCTGTGAAGGTTTCTTTTGATGAGTATTATTTAAAGAATCGTTCTTTTTTGTTTGATCTTCGTATTATTTTTTTAACGGCTTTGAAAGTTATTAAAAGAGAAGGTGTGTCTCATTAGTAAATATGGTTAATTAGTTGCCAAAATAATTCTCTAGTATATAATAAAAATCTCATGAATATTAAAGCATTAATTTTAAAATTTCGTCGAGTGATTACGATCGGAATTCATTTTTTTCTGATTATCTGTGCGTATATCCTTGCTTTTTGTTTGCGTCTAGATTTTAATATTGACCCAAAATTCTGGGACACGATCTTAAAAACATTTCCTTTGCTTATTCTTATCAAGATGGTTCTTTTTGGCTATCATGGCCTTTTTTCTGGCTTATGGAAATATGCTGGGATCGAGGATATTTGGAGAATCTTTAAGGCGAATGTGTTGTCTACGATAAGCTTTGTGGTTGGAGTTACTTTTCTTTATCCTGGTCTTGTCATTCCGAGATCGGTCATTGTTCTAGACTGTCTTTTGTGTTTTTGTTTAATGACAGGAGTTCGTTTTGCTGTTCGTCTTTTTAGAGAGAAATTTCGCCCGATGTTTAGGGCTCAACGAAAAAGAGCGCTTGTTGTTGGGGCAGGAGAAGCGGGTGTTTTGGTTTTAAGGGAAGCGCGTATTAATGCAAAAGCTGGCATGGAGGTGGTTGGGTTTATTGATGATGATCCTAGAAAAAAAGGCTCTCGCTTGCAGGGGGTAAAAGTTTTAGGAACGCGTAGCGATATTGAGGCGTTGGTAGAAAAATACAGAATTGATGAAATTATCATTGCGATTCCTTCGGCAACTGGAGCTGTGATAAGAGATGTTGTTTCTCATTGTAGGATTCCTTCTGTTAAAATACGAATAGTTCCTGGCTTACAAAAGATATTGAGCGGAGAGCAAGAAGTAAGGGCGCGAGCGATTACGCCGGATGACCTTTTAGGTCGCGAGAAGGTGGAAGTTAATGAAGATGAGATTGGTGGGTACCTTGAAGGTAAAATTGTTTTGGTGACGGGCGCAGGAGGATCGATTGGGTCTGTTCTTTGCAAGCAAATCGCTAGGTTTAACCCAAAAGAAATATTGTTGTTTGATCATAATGAAAATGATGTTTATTTTTTGACTATTGATTTCTTAAAGGAATACAAGGACATTAAGTTTACAACCATTATTGGAGACATCAAAGATGTCGGAGTTTTGAAATATGTTTTTTCGCGCTATAGCCCTGAAGTTGTATTTCATGCGGCGGCGCACAAACATGTTCCGTTGCTGGAAGAAAATCCAGTTGCGGCTGTTAAGAATAATGTTTTAGGCACAGGTAATATGATTTATGCTGCGCATCACTATAAGGTTGAGCGGTTTATTTTAATTTCAACGGATAAGGCGGTTAATCCGTCTAGCGTGATGGGCTTTACAAAACGTGTTGCTGAGATGCTTTTGCAGGCAAAATCGCAGAAAAGCCAAACAAAGTTTATGGCGGTGCGTTTTGGCAACGTGCTAGGTTCGGCTGGAAGTATTGTGCCGCTTTTTATGAAGCAAATTGAGGAGGGTGGTCCACTTACCGTAACCCACCCAGATGTGCAGCGGTATTTTATGAGTATCAATGAAGCGGTTTTGTTGGTTTTGCAAGCAAGTGTCATGGGTCAAGGCGGAGAGATTTTTGTTTTGGATATGGGCGAGCAAATTAAAATTGTTGATTTGGCAAAAGATCTTATTATCCTTTCTGGGCTTGTGCCGGAAAAAGATATCAAGATTTCTTTTGTTGGGCTTCGGCCAGGAGAGAAATTGAAAGAAGAGCTATTTTTGAATAGAGAAAGAGATGCTGCAACAAAATATGACAAAATTTTTGTCGCTCCTCCTGATAAAATTGATATTCGAAAATTAAGACAAGAAATTCGTAAGCTTTTGGCGTATGCTCAAAATTATGATTATGCAAAGGTTTGTGAGCTGTTAAATGAGATTGTTTTGAAAGTAAAAAAATGAGAGAAAGAATAGCAAGCTATTTTAGAAAGACGGATTTTAGGTTGAATCGTCAAAAAGCTATTATGATATCTGAAAAGATGATTGAATGTGGCTTTTATGGAGTAATATTTTTTCTTCCGATATCGAATGCTTTGCTTGAGTCTTTTGTAGGTTTTGTTGTTTTTGGTTTTATTATAAACAAGGCGCTGACTCGGGATTTTACAAGTTTTAAGGCAGATGCGAAAATATTTTGGCTCTTACTCGCGTTATTTATTTTCAGCGCATTGTCATTGATTAATAGCGGGCCGTTTTTGGCTAAGGGGTTTAAGGCGTTGTTTTCTAAGTGGGCAGAGTATTTTCTTGTTTTTGCGATCGCGATAGATCATTTTAGAGACCGAAAATCAATAAAGAATTTTTTTTATGTTTTTCTTTTTGTTGGAGGACTTGTTGGGCTATCGGCCTTATCTCAGAAGTTTTTAGGTTTTGAATTCTTTAGAAATAAAAGTATGGTAATGCGTGCTGTGACAGGGCCTTTTGAAAATCCTAATTCTTTGGGGTCTTATTTTGTCTATTGTTTGCCAATCTTTATTTTGTTGGCATCTTGGAAATGGAAGAAAAAAATAGTCCGGATATTAATATATTTTGTAGTGGTTGCTTTGGGCATGTCTCTTCTTTTAACTTTTTCTAGGTCTGCATGGCTTGGATTTTCTGTAGGGCTTTTGATGATTATTATTTTATCTAAAAAAAAGAAATTTCCTTTAGCAGTTTTTGGTCTGTTTTTTTCAAGTCTATTTTTAGTTCCTTCTTTCTTTAAAAGAGTGATGTATTCTTTTGGTTCAGCAGGAGACTCTCAAAGGTATGTGATTTGGCAGGGAGCTGTTGACATGATCAAGGAAAATCCTTTTTTTGGCAAGGGGTTGGGCACTTTTATGAATTATTTTGATCAATATGTTCCTGATATAGGTATTTATTATGCTCATAATTGTTATCTTCAGATGTGGGCAGAGAGCGGAATTTTTACGCTTATAGCTTTTTTGAGCTTAATAGGATTTATCTTATATCGAGGAGTTTGGATTTCTCTGAAAAATAAGCAAGATGAATATGGAATTCTCTTGATTGGCCTAGTTGCCGGGGTTTTTGGGTTTTTAGTCGTAAGCTTTTTTGATACTCAGCTGTATTCACTTCAATTGAGTATTTTATTTTGGGTAATGCTGGGAATGACTGTGGCTGTCCAGCGGGTTCTTTTAGAAAGGAGAGCTAGTCTTGAATAAAGAAAAGATCATAAAAATAGCAGATAAGATAATAGAATATTCTATCTATGGATTGATACTTTTTATTCCGATCTCAAAAGCAGGAGTTGGAATCTTTTGCGTTTTGGCTATTGTTGCTTTTTTTGTAAAAAAGTCTTTGTGTCCTGATTTTTCTTTTATTAGAGATAACAAATCTATTTATATTTTTCTTTTTTTATTTGTTGTTTTTATGGCCATGTCTTTATTGAATAGTGGGCCTTATTTGGCCAAGGGTTTAAGGGCTTTGGGCGGTAAATGGGTACAATACATTTTTATTTTTATAATCGTTGCTGACACACTTAAAACATCAAAACGAATAAGAAATGCAGTTATTTTAATGTTAAGTGTGGCAGGCCTGGTTGTTTTGTCTGGGTATTCTCAGAAGTTTTTAGGGTTTGAGGTCTTTAGAGGTAGACCTCTTTTTGGAGGTGTTGCTGTGACAGGGTCGTTTGAAAACCCGAATGATTTTGCTGCGTATCTTGTTCTTCCTGCAATTTTAGCTTTGAGCGTGAGTATTATTAATTTTAAGAATAAGATTTATGGTTTTTTTGTGCCTATGTTTGTATTTTTGTCTGGAGGTGCGCTTTTATTAACGCTTTCTCGCGGGGCATGGATGGGATTTTTGCTTGGCGGGGTTTTGTTGGCCATAATAATAAAGAAGTATCGGCATATTTTTCTTTTTTTGATTCTTTTTTTGGTTGGAATAGCTTCGTTGCCCGTAGCCTCAGCGAGAGTGATGAATACTTTTGCATCAGTCAGAAATAGTGTCAGCAATCCTGCTGGAGGTCTCGTAGGAGGATTGTCCGAAGCGAGCGCTGAAAGCAGTATTATTGGAGACCCTGCAAGGATTGCTATTTGGCGAGGCGCGATTGCCATGATTAAAGAGAATCCTTTTTTGGGTAAAGGATTAGGGACGTTTATGGATCGTTTTTCTCAATATGTTCCGTCCATGGGTGGCAGTTATTATGCGCATAATTGTTATTTGCAAATTTGGGCTGAGAGTGGGGTTTTTTCACTTATTGCTTTTCTTTGTTTTGTTGGCTTTATTTTTTGGAGATCTGTGCGTTTTTCATTTCTTAACCGGCAAAATAATTTGGGGCTTATTTGTGGGGGTCTGACCGCTGGGCTTTTTGGATTTTTGGTTCATAGTTTTCTTGATACTCAGCTGTATTCCTTACAACTTAAAACGCTTTTTTGGGTAACGCTGGGAATGCTGCAGGCGATGTCTACATTCCTTTCTGCTGAAGGAGACAAAGGAGGACTTAGGAATGATTAAGCGAGAGAAAATAGGTAAATTTTGTGAGAGTGTGATTTTTTGGTTGATTGTTGCCATTCCTTTTGTGGCTAGTTTTTCTTCGGCAGCGGTTGACGGATGTATCGGAGCTCTTATTTTTTTCTTTATTTTTAAAAGAGTTGTTTTGAAAGAAAGAAATTCTATCCCGTTAGAAAAGAAATCTTTTCTAAAGGGGATTACTATTCATCCGGTACTTATTTTATTTTTTGTTTTGTTTGTTATTGCTTTGTTGTCTTTTTGGAACACGATTAGTATTGATGATAGTTTGAAGGGGATGGGGAAGCTTCTTAAATACGGCTTTCTTCTTATCATTGTTTTTTTTGAAGTTCGGGATGTTCGTCATATCCAGAAAATTGTTTTGGCGGCGATTTCTGGGCTTCTTTTGGTTTCGTTAGATGGGATTTATCAGCTGGTATTCGGCGTGGATCTTTTGCGGCAACATCATTATGATGTGGCGATTGGGGTGATTCGGCTGAATGCCACGTTTCCCCATACGAATATCTTTGCTGGTTATCTTGCTCTTTTTATTCCAGCCTTAATTCCTGTGGTTTTGTATTATGCAAAGAAAAAACAAAAGGTTGCTGGGATTATAGTTGTTATTCTTGCATTGTTTTGCCTGGCTTTTACTTTTTGCCGAAGTGCACTCTTGGGAGTGTTTCTTGTCTTGCTCCTTATGAGTGTAGTTAGAAAAGATAAAGTAATTTTTGTGTTGTTGTTGGCGTCTATCTTGGTAGTTCCATTTGTCATTCCTAGAAATGTTAAGGATTGGTCGAAGACAACTAATTCTTGGGTAGAGATTTTTCTTGGCAAAGATAGGCCGATTATTTATGAAACGGCTTTTAATATGATAAACCACCATCCTTTTTTGGGAGTGGGTGTAAATACATTTTCTCGTAATTATCAGAAGTACAAATTGCATAACGCTATTTTGGATCCTGGAAATGAAAATAATGTTAATGGGAGCTGGTATGCACATAATAGTTATTTGCAAATGGCAGGAGAAACCGGAATAGTTTATTTCTTAGTTTTTGTAGTCTTGATGTTTGCTGTGTTTAGAGAGGCAATATTTTTTTATAGGTGTATGAATAATGATTTTTTGAAGTTTTGTAGCTTGGGGATTATGATGGGCTTGGTGTCCTTTATGGTGCATGGTTTTACAGAGACCAATTTGTATAATCCTAAGATTGCTGTGTTATTTTGGTTTCAGGTTGCATTTTTGATGGCTGTTGTGCGGATAGGTAAAGATTCGCGTACGTCTTGTTCTGACTATTTGGAGGAGCTTTCTTGATGTTGGCATTGTGCAACAGGAGAGATTTTAGAGAGTGGTAAAAAGTATTGTTTTTTAAAAAAGGCGACAAGCGCTACCCTTAATTAGCGATGCGTGTTTTTACGTTTAGTTTTTTTAAATCGACAGAGAGAGTCTCTTGCGGATATTTTGCTAGAGGTTATTTGGCTAGAAAAGAAATTAGTTTATTGTTAAGGGGGAGACAGGGAGAGAATGGATTTTTATCAAGTAAAAGATTATCCAAAAGAGGTTTTTGAGCATTTTGCACGTAGAAAAAGGTATCTACGCTTACAAGAAGCTGTAAAAACTATCGTGTTTCATAAGCCAGGAGCTGGGCTTGGCGATCTTGTTTTGTGCATTCCTGTTCTCCGAGCGCTCAAGAAAATGTTTCCATCAGCAAAATTGTATTTTTTTGGCTCTTATAACTCTGTTTATGATTCTATTTTTAAGGCTATTCCTTATATTGATGGTTTTATTTCAAATGTTGAGCCTGGAAAGAAAGAACTTTTTAAAGGTTTCTCTAATTTTTTTAGGAAATATTTTAAGAAATTTGATCTTATTGTTTCTGGGCAGTCTAAGTTTAAGCCGTCTCTACGCTTATGGTCGCTATTTCCGGTGATTTATATTTCTAGAAATCCTTTTTTTTCACGATGGAAGATACTAGATTTTCGATTTTATAAAAAAAGGAATGTTCATGTTGTTTCTCAGATGGCGGCACCCATTAAAGTTCTTGGCGCAGGAGACATTGACTATAGTCCTGCAATCGAGATTTCAGAGCAGTATCTTTTTGTCGCCAAAACTTATCTTGCTAATTTTAGTGGTCCTTTTATATCTATTCTTCCTGCTTCAGGCAATTTTCATAGAAATTGGGATGAAGATAAGTATGCTGCGCTTTCTGATAAATTGATAGAGATGGGTTATAACATTATATTAGTTGGCAATGAAAAAGATATTCTTGTTCGTATAAAAGAAAAAATGCAGGCAAATCCGTTAATACCATTTCTAGAAGAAGAGAGATTTGGGCAGGACCCAATTTATAGCATTGGTCTTTTAAAGTTTTCACGTTTGGCAGTTGGAAGCGATGGAGGGGGCGTACATCTTGCGTCTTTAGCGGGTTGTCCTGTTGTGGCGTTGTATGGGCCCAATACACCTATTAAGTGGGGTCCTTTGGGGCGAGAAAATGTGGTTATTTATAAAGATCTTGAGTGCTCGCCTTGTCGGTATGTGCACATGAAGGAATTGAAAGAATGTGAATCTGATCGAAAATGTTTGCGATCAATTACTGTAGATGAAGTGATGGATGCGGTTAATTTTATTTTGGAGAATACGAATCCACGCTAGAATAATATAGCAAGTATGAATAAAAGGTGGAAAGGAAAAGTCTTTTGGGCGTTAATGAGAAAGAATTAATTTCTGTTATTGTTCCTGCTTATAATCGTGCGGAGATGTTGACTAGGGCCATTAAAAGTGTCTTGGCTCAAGATTATATAAATTTTGAGATCATTGTTGTTGATGATGCTTCGACAGAAGATATAAAGCAAGCTGTAGAGTCTTTTAAAGATGAGCGAATTCTTTATTTTCGCCAACAGGAAAATAGAGGTGCAGCTGCGGCTCGTAATATTGGGATGCGAAAGGCTAGAGGCGAGTATCTTGCTTTTTTGGATTCTGATGATGAATTTGTTCCTAATCGGCTAAGCCGACTTTTAGAGGTATTTAGGTCTTTAGAGCAGAAGCCAGGAATGATTTTTACTAATGCTTCAGAGATTAATACTAAAAGGGAAAAAGTATCAACTGTTGACAAAGATTTTCGTTCAGGTTACGTGACAACAGAGTGTAAGTTTCCAGCTAGTGTTTTTACGCCAACAAGCTGTTGGATATTTCGTCGCGAGGCTTGTCGAGGAGATTTCTTTGATGAAGAAATACAAGTTGGTGAAGATTGTGATTATTTTGCGAGGATTGTTCGCAAGCAACCATCGTATTTCTTAAATGAATTGCTGGTTGTCAAGCATGTTCATGACAATGCTCAAGGAAGGGTACCTCTTCAATGCTTAGAGCAAACAAAACAGCGGATACTGAAGAAATGGTTTCCTAAAATGAAAAAAGATAAGAAGTTCTTAGTTAATTTTTATTGTGCAATGGCCAAGGATCTTGTACGTTGTGGCAATAAGAAGAAAGCTAGGGATGTTTTGTGGAAGGCGTTTTTGCTTTCGCCTTTTAATTTTAGGGTGTTCGGTAAATTCATGAGTGCTTTGGGTAGATAAGGAAAAATGAAAATAAAGAAAAGCGCGAGATAGTTAAAGTTTTGAAGGGAGTGAGAATGTTTATGGACGAACAATATCTAGAGACACAAAAAGAATATTTGGTATGTAGTATTTGGTATGTAGAGAGTAGTAAAGATGGTGGAAGCCCCGCGTCGCTGAAAATTGCTTCTGGGGTAAATTTGCACAGTGATTTATGCTCGCTGTGCTCCATAAAGCACGTGCTCATTTAGAGTGCGCAGCGTACACAGTTGACAATGCACTTTAATATGATATAATTAGGTCAGTTAGATGACCTAATTAGTATTAATAGGGGTGATTATGTATATTCGACAGAAACAACTTGATAATTTAATAAATTCTTTAAAGTTTGGGAAAGTTCATGTTATTTATGGCGCAAGAAGATGCGGAAAAACAACGCTTTTAAAGAAATTTATTGAAGAAATTCAAAAAACATGTCTTTTTGTTAGCGGGGAAGATATCGCTGTACAGGATATTTTGTCGAGTCAATCGATTGAAAAGCTAAAAGGGTTTGTGAGAAGAAATCGATATGTGATTATTGATGAAGCTCAGAAAATAGATTTTATTGGTCTTAATTTAAAGTTAATTGTAGATCATATTCCAGATGTTGCTGTTATTGCGACAGGGTCTTCAGCTTTTGATTTAGCACGAAAAATGGGGGAGCCTTTAACTGGCAGAAAGATGTCTTTTCATCTTTTTCCTCTAGCACAGATGGAGCTTGCCTCTAGAGAAAACACTGCTTTGACTCAGTCTTTCTTGGAGAGCCGATTATTGTACGGGTCTTATCCTGAGGTTGTTCTTGAAAAAGATAATAGAGAAAAAGAGATTTATTTGCGCGAGCTTGTTGCTTCGTATTTGTATCGGGATATTCTTGAATTTGAAACAATACGAAATTCAGACAAGCTTTCGAGATTATTGCAAATGATTGCTTTTCAGATAGGAAAGGAAGTTTCATTAACCGAAATTGGCAGTTCTTTAGGTATCAGCAAGAATACTGTTGCGCGATATATGGATCTTTTAGAAAAGTGTTTTGTTATCTTTCGTGTTGGGGGATTTAGCCGAAATTTGCGAAAGGAAGTGTCGAAATCGTCGAGGTATTATTTTTTTGACGTAGGAATTCGTAACGCGCTTATTAAAAATTTTAATTCGTTAAATTTACGTAATGACGTCGGGATGCTATGGGAGAATTATATTATTGCGGAGCGATTAAAAAAACAGGCGTATGATCAAATGTTGGTGAATAATTATTTTTGGCGAACGTATGACCAAAAAGAAATTGATTGGGTTGAGGAGAGGGATGGCGGACTGTTCGGATACGAAATGAAATATGGAAAAAAACAAAAGAGAATACCGAAAGAATGGATTGAAACATACGCAGGCGCGCAATTTTCTGTTATTGATCAGGAAAATTATATAAAATTTATTGTATAAAAGTCGTTGTGATGTTAGTTATTTTTATTTTGGGAAGCATGTAGTATTTAGTATGTAGTATTTAGTATTTGGTATGTAGGATGTAGGATGTAGTTGAGAAAGAAGCATGTAATTTGTTAAATCTAGGAAGGATTCTTAGAAAGGATTTTTTTTAAACATGAAAAATAATCACAGCGAAGAGGAATTTTTAGAAACACAAAAAGAATATCTTGTTTCTTTAGGCGAGAGGCCGTTGGGGGTATTATTTAGTTTTAGCAAATGAAGTAGATATGAAGATTAAAAAGTTGTGGTAAACCCCGGCAAACGATTGAGCCTTCAGAGGCATAAATTAAGGGAAGAGCACTGGTTTATTGCTGAGGGGCAGGCAAATATTTTTATTGATGAGAAAAAGATTGTTTTGAAAAAAGGCGAATCGATTGATGTTACGCGAGGCCAAATCCATCGTATTGCAAATGATACAAACAAACCTTTGGTATTTATTGAAGTGCAGACCGGCGATCATTTCGGCGAAGATGATATTGAGCGATTAGAGGATGATTATAATCGATAAAATAGTGAATCGAGTTTAGAGAAATAAGAGTTTAGCTGGTAGCATTTATAGCGAGGAGAAGAAATGAAAATATTAGATACAATGATTGCTATTGATGAGTTGAAGCAATTAGCGCAGAATATTTTTGGTAATTTAATTAAAGCTGTTGTTGACGTTGATCGTGAGTTGATTGCTGTTGATGCTGAGCTACATTCTGATTTGGAGGCTTTGCTTTTGGAAAAGGGATCAAAGCAAAATAGTCTTTGGGGTATTAATTTTTATCCTGATGCAGAAGGGGATGATTTTTTAGAATTTGATTCGATGATTAATATGCGTCCATCTCAAGGGAATCTAAGCAGAGGCGTTGATTCTGAAGATATCCAAAAGAAAATTGTTGAGATTGTTAGCAAAAGGATAAGCCGATGACGATTCAGCATCAAGATCTTGCTAAGGGTCGTTGGGCGCAGATGTCTTTTTGTGAGCAAATGGCTAATGTTGGTAGCGAGGTAAGTCGAGCTCTTAACTGGCGGAAAAAAGAAAAAGATGATCTTTCGAAAGAAGCGGTTGTGCGAGCGCTAGAGTTGCTTGATCTTGTAATCATGCCAACAAAGAAATATTCTCGGCTCAAAGAGCTTCTTCGTGTAAGAGAGGCTTTGGTAGATTTTTTTTATGGGGCGAATGAATTTTTATCATCTGAAGTATTATGGCGCAAGTATTTTGATTGTTTTAATTATGCCTCGAGAAAGCATTATTAGAATTTGTTTTGAACCTATTTTCAACCTCGTAGGTTGAAAAGTGTTGTAATCTTGTCTACCTGGAATAGTGCCATTATAGGGAATGTAGATCCCCAATATTGACATATTATGTTATTTATGGTATGTTTGAATTATGCATATACCACGTTTTTATGATAATTTAAATTCTTTTTTAAAGCCAAACAAGGTTTTAGTTATTTTTGGCCCACGGCAAGTAGGCAAGACAACTTTGATCCAAAAGTTTCTTGACACATGTCAGCTTCGGTATAAATTAGATTCCGGAGATAATGTGCGCACAAGGAATATTCTTGGTTCTCAGAATTTTGATGCAATTAAAGAATATGCGCAGGGATATTCGTTAATTGTTATTGATGAGGCTCAGAGAATTCCCAATGTTGGTCAGGGATTGAAAATCTTGGTGGATCAGATTCCTGGTATTCAAGTTATTGTGACAGGTTCTTCTTCTTTTGAGTTGGCCGGACAGATGGGGGAGCCTTTGACAGGAAGAAAAACTACCTTAACGTTGTATCCGGTTGCGCAATTAGAATTACAAAATCTTTATAATCCTTATGAATTAAAAGATAATCTTAAGGATTGGCTTGTTTTTGGAGGATATCCTGAAGTTGCGATTACCGAAACAAGGCAAGAAAAAATTCGTTTGCTTGAAGAATTAGCTCAGTCATATTTGTTTAAGGATATTTTGGAGCTTGAGCAGGTCAAAAATTCTAAAACTCTCATAGATTTATTGCGTCTTTTAGCTTTTCAGATTGGGAAAGAAGTTTCTCTTAATGAGTTGGGTCGGCAAATTGGGATGGATCACAAGACGGTAGCTCGCTATCTTGATCTTTTTGAAAAAACATTTGTTATTTATAATGTGCGGGGTTTTAGTCGTAATCTGCGCTCTGAGGTTGTGAAAAAAAGTAAATATTATTTTTATGATAATGGTATTCGCAACGCGATTATTTCGAACTTTAATAAATTGGAAATGCGTGATGATGTTGGAGCATTGTGGGAAAATTTCTTATTTATAGAGCGTTTGAAAAAGCGTTCTTACCAGGGAATTTATGCCAATAGTTATTTCTGGCGAACGTGGGAACGTCAAGAGATTGACTTGGTTGAAGAGAGGGAAGGAAAACTGTTTGCGTTTGAATTTAAATCTGGCAAAAGAAAAACTAAGATTCCACGTCAATGGACAGAGGCTTATCCTGAAGCATTGTTTGAAATTATCGATAGGGATAATTATTTAAAGTTTATTGTCTAAAGTCAGT comes from the Candidatus Omnitrophota bacterium genome and includes:
- a CDS encoding ATP-binding protein yields the protein MYSRLIHFPKDKSFFLFGPRGTGKTTWVKAAFPKAIYVDLLEAELFNSLLANPQRLENLISEGFKDWIIIDEVQRVPELLNEVHRLIEKHKYKFILTGSNARKIKKEGQNLLAGRALTCYMHPFTVSELDKDFDLGFSLAHGHLPSVYTEKNPKAYLASYVKTYLEEEIRQEGLTRNLAGFARFLEAASFSQGSILNISSVARECFVERKVVENYFSILEDMLMAYRVPVFVKKSKRRMVSHPKFYFFDAGVYRTLRPAGPLDMPEEIEGVSLETLLFQELNAVNTDYGLGYKIYYWRTADNSEVDFVLYGDKGIRAFEIKRTKRISGGMLKGLKSFLVDYPMSNAYFLYGGSREMRDGKISILPIEDALRRLPEILS
- a CDS encoding sugar transferase, with amino-acid sequence MKRIFDIILSLFLIILLSIPMLIIALWIKLSSKGSVIFWTDRVGINNAIFKMAKFRTMKVGTPQVATHLMKNPDQHLIPCGKFLRKYSLDELPQLFNVLKGDMSFVGPRPALFNQDDLVAMRTEKGISALVPGVTGWAQVNGRDELPIPVKVSFDEYYLKNRSFLFDLRIIFLTALKVIKREGVSH
- a CDS encoding nucleoside-diphosphate sugar epimerase/dehydratase codes for the protein MNIKALILKFRRVITIGIHFFLIICAYILAFCLRLDFNIDPKFWDTILKTFPLLILIKMVLFGYHGLFSGLWKYAGIEDIWRIFKANVLSTISFVVGVTFLYPGLVIPRSVIVLDCLLCFCLMTGVRFAVRLFREKFRPMFRAQRKRALVVGAGEAGVLVLREARINAKAGMEVVGFIDDDPRKKGSRLQGVKVLGTRSDIEALVEKYRIDEIIIAIPSATGAVIRDVVSHCRIPSVKIRIVPGLQKILSGEQEVRARAITPDDLLGREKVEVNEDEIGGYLEGKIVLVTGAGGSIGSVLCKQIARFNPKEILLFDHNENDVYFLTIDFLKEYKDIKFTTIIGDIKDVGVLKYVFSRYSPEVVFHAAAHKHVPLLEENPVAAVKNNVLGTGNMIYAAHHYKVERFILISTDKAVNPSSVMGFTKRVAEMLLQAKSQKSQTKFMAVRFGNVLGSAGSIVPLFMKQIEEGGPLTVTHPDVQRYFMSINEAVLLVLQASVMGQGGEIFVLDMGEQIKIVDLAKDLIILSGLVPEKDIKISFVGLRPGEKLKEELFLNRERDAATKYDKIFVAPPDKIDIRKLRQEIRKLLAYAQNYDYAKVCELLNEIVLKVKK
- a CDS encoding O-antigen ligase family protein — encoded protein: MRERIASYFRKTDFRLNRQKAIMISEKMIECGFYGVIFFLPISNALLESFVGFVVFGFIINKALTRDFTSFKADAKIFWLLLALFIFSALSLINSGPFLAKGFKALFSKWAEYFLVFAIAIDHFRDRKSIKNFFYVFLFVGGLVGLSALSQKFLGFEFFRNKSMVMRAVTGPFENPNSLGSYFVYCLPIFILLASWKWKKKIVRILIYFVVVALGMSLLLTFSRSAWLGFSVGLLMIIILSKKKKFPLAVFGLFFSSLFLVPSFFKRVMYSFGSAGDSQRYVIWQGAVDMIKENPFFGKGLGTFMNYFDQYVPDIGIYYAHNCYLQMWAESGIFTLIAFLSLIGFILYRGVWISLKNKQDEYGILLIGLVAGVFGFLVVSFFDTQLYSLQLSILFWVMLGMTVAVQRVLLERRASLE
- a CDS encoding O-antigen ligase family protein gives rise to the protein MNKEKIIKIADKIIEYSIYGLILFIPISKAGVGIFCVLAIVAFFVKKSLCPDFSFIRDNKSIYIFLFLFVVFMAMSLLNSGPYLAKGLRALGGKWVQYIFIFIIVADTLKTSKRIRNAVILMLSVAGLVVLSGYSQKFLGFEVFRGRPLFGGVAVTGSFENPNDFAAYLVLPAILALSVSIINFKNKIYGFFVPMFVFLSGGALLLTLSRGAWMGFLLGGVLLAIIIKKYRHIFLFLILFLVGIASLPVASARVMNTFASVRNSVSNPAGGLVGGLSEASAESSIIGDPARIAIWRGAIAMIKENPFLGKGLGTFMDRFSQYVPSMGGSYYAHNCYLQIWAESGVFSLIAFLCFVGFIFWRSVRFSFLNRQNNLGLICGGLTAGLFGFLVHSFLDTQLYSLQLKTLFWVTLGMLQAMSTFLSAEGDKGGLRND
- a CDS encoding O-antigen ligase family protein, whose translation is MIKREKIGKFCESVIFWLIVAIPFVASFSSAAVDGCIGALIFFFIFKRVVLKERNSIPLEKKSFLKGITIHPVLILFFVLFVIALLSFWNTISIDDSLKGMGKLLKYGFLLIIVFFEVRDVRHIQKIVLAAISGLLLVSLDGIYQLVFGVDLLRQHHYDVAIGVIRLNATFPHTNIFAGYLALFIPALIPVVLYYAKKKQKVAGIIVVILALFCLAFTFCRSALLGVFLVLLLMSVVRKDKVIFVLLLASILVVPFVIPRNVKDWSKTTNSWVEIFLGKDRPIIYETAFNMINHHPFLGVGVNTFSRNYQKYKLHNAILDPGNENNVNGSWYAHNSYLQMAGETGIVYFLVFVVLMFAVFREAIFFYRCMNNDFLKFCSLGIMMGLVSFMVHGFTETNLYNPKIAVLFWFQVAFLMAVVRIGKDSRTSCSDYLEELS